The proteins below come from a single Danio aesculapii chromosome 25, fDanAes4.1, whole genome shotgun sequence genomic window:
- the LOC130219656 gene encoding E3 ubiquitin-protein ligase RNF19B-like yields MAGEEKRYSGYEKDIKFVRRTSDIDPCDDEAGVLRAVLSCGHVTGPQTLTDYCRVQLTDGKPELRCPECKQQWSYTEVRTLAKLTAEEQLYFEEKLANNSTRTTIDIKNCPGCDYVLERSDPANLSVQCTVCSARNNKTFEFCWQCLREWKGKRPRSDRCDNEGCTNNDLEMLRECENITLPSVKNIECPAVRACPTCGLLLNHNTQKCKNIKCSRCDKEFCFICLKLTEDCLKTSDYFIGCSDGVAPRQTSIPFWRNNKLQTQ; encoded by the exons ATGGCAGGTGAGGAAAAGCGGTATAGTGGATATGAAAAGGACATCAAATTCGTAAGAAGAACCAGCGACATTG ACCCGTGTGATGATGAAGCTGGTGTTTTAAGAGCTGTATTATCCTGTGGTCACGTCACTGGTCCACAAACACTGACCGACTACTGCAGAGTTCAGCTGACTGAT GGTAAACCGGAGCTGAGATGTCCTGAGTGTAAACAGCAGTGGTCTTACACTGAAGTGCGTACATTAGCCAAACTCACAGCTGAAGAACAGCTTTACTTTGAGGAGAAACTGGCCAACAACTCCACTAGAACCACCATCGACATCAAGAAC TGTCCGGGCTGCGATTATGTGCTTGAGAGATCAGATCCAGCTAATCTCAGTGTTCAGTGCACCGTCTGCTCTGCGAGAAACAACAAGACCTTCGAGTTCTGCTGGCAGTGTCTGAGAGAGTGGAAAGGCAAGCGTCCTCGATCTGACCGATGTGACAATGAAGGATGCACAAACAATGATCTGGAAATGCTCCGAGAAtgtgaaaatattactttaccatCTGTCAAAAACATTGAATGTCCTGCTGTTCGTGCTTGTCCAACATGTGGTTTACTGCTTAACCATAAtacacagaaatgtaaaaacattaaatgctcTCGATGTGATAAagagttttgttttatctgtctGAAACTCACAGAAGACTGTCTGAAGACCAGTGATTACTTTATTGGCTGTTCAGATGGTGTGGCTCCACGACAGACTTCAATTCCATTCTGGAGAAATAATAAGTTACAAACACAATGA
- the LOC130219654 gene encoding ubiquitin carboxyl-terminal hydrolase 47-like — protein sequence MENSRTNRKKSKKTNRDGLSRKGSHESCHSSQEGQHDQWETQTKKWKPDFLCYRGLRNQGATCYLNSVLQTLFMTEEFRKAVVELKLSNGKENCVSKALQNLFHDLEPGQPGSAATNRVTSALEIRNVCEQQDAAEYYQKILSLTGNKAAEIFQGEKKHSTACKYGSHDSVEELNSFFSLAIAMDSDQHLINIKKSFGTLFDSVLMEGEDQLYCETCQIMTDMEMKCTILKWPEVLTLHLQRFNLDYSYMVYRKNNCPVKIPLQLKVQDESGVDYQYDLYAVVNHSGSLSGGHYYADIKSSEDQQWYEFNDSSVHRIDSLRDNRQSKKACLLFFRKCQTKAIKQDACESNIQQDQDAVKGRESGELSVSQTNTNIQNKMNPEHTVPQQDPDHINIENQHPTESTAKAEINSDDETTENQATPSIHSGAAEGNIQSTETHHPDFSRHLIIDKQQPSQRQGIALWINKCNVQYYDNQCAVLC from the exons ATGGAAAATTCACGTACAAACCGAAAGAAAAGTAAGAAGACCAACCGTGATGGACTTTCTCGCAAAGGTTCACATGAATCATGTCACTCATCACAGGAAG GTCAACATGATCAATGGGAGACACAAAccaaaaagtggaaacctgatttCCTTT gctACAGAGGACTGAGGAATCAGGGAGCCACGTGTTATCTAAACTCAGTGCTTCAAACACTCTTCATGACGGAGGAGTTCAGAAAAGCTGTCGTAGA GTTAAAATTAAGCAATGGGAAGGAGAACTGTGTTTCTAAAGCTCTTCAAAACTTATTCCATGATTTAGAACCTGGACAGCCGGGAAGTGCCGCTACAAATCGGGTCACAAGTGCCCTGGAAATAAGAAATG TTTGCGAGCAGCAGGACGCAGCAGAATATTATCAGAAGATTCTGAGTTTGACTGGAAATAAAGCTGCCGAG ATATTCCAGGGAGAGAAGAAGCACTCAACTGCATGTAAATATGGGAGCCATGACTCTGTTGAGgaattgaattcatttttttctttggcCATTGCTATGGACTCTGATCAGCATTTAATAAATATA AAAAAGAGTTTTGGTACGCTGTTTGATTCAGTGCTGATGGAGGGAGAGGATCAGCTTTACTGTGAAACATGCCAAATTATGACGGACATGGAAATG AAATGCACCATTCTTAAGTGGCCAGAAGTCCTGACTCTACATTTGCAGAGGTTTAACTTGGATTACAGCTACATGGTTTACAGGAAAAACAACTGTCCTGTTAAAATCCCTCTCCAGCTAAAAGTGCAG GATGAGAGTGGTGTTGATTATCAGTATGATCTCTATGCTGTGGTCAATCATTCTGGTTCTCTCAGCGGTGGACATTATTATGCTGATATAAAGTCATCTGAGGACCAGCAGTGGTATGAGTTTAATGACTCCAGTGTGCACAGG ATTGATTCTTTACGTGATAACAG ACAATCGAAAAAGGCATGTTtgctttttttcagaaaatgtcagacaAAAG CTATAAAACAAGACGCATGTGAATCAAACATTCAACAAGACCAGGATGCTGTGAAGGGCAGAGAATCAGGAGAATTGTCAGTTTCTCAGACTAACACCAACATTCAGAATAAGATGAATCCTGAACACACTGTGCCACAGCAGGACCCTGATCATATAAACATAGAAAACCAACATCCTACAGAATCAACAGCGAAAGCTGAAATCAACTCAGATGATGAGACTACTGAGAATCAAGCAACACCAAGCATTCATTCTGGAGCAGCAGAAGGCAATATCCAGTCGACTGAGACACATCACCCTGATTTCAGCAGGCATCTGATTATAGACAAACAGCAGCCTTCACAAAGACAAGGTATAGCTTTGTGGATAAATAAGTGTAATGTTCAGTATTATGATAACCAATGTGCTGTGTTGTGCTGA